The following proteins come from a genomic window of Methylorubrum populi:
- a CDS encoding gamma carbonic anhydrase family protein, with protein MTPDLILPHDGILPVFASRPVWCGRASTVIGTATLGPQAWLGDDSVIRSDGQPITAGERFWLGARSTVHIATESLPTHIGDRVTVGRNAVVHACTVGSDVVIEDEAIILDGAVVGDNVLIEAGATIFPRSNLESGFAYGGNPAKRLRPVTPEELAERAERLREAAGEAASPPAPTEPPETDASVFVARTARLSGRIALGAGVTVLFSCELSAEVGPIVVGADTNIQDNTVIRSRGEGVVIGRDTTIGHNVRMADCRIGARSLIGIGSVLAPGTVVADDVMLAGGSTTDPGQLLEGGHLWGGRPARILGTLDPKKRAMMSHIVEGYCRHGREYRLLQEQEG; from the coding sequence GTGACGCCCGATCTGATCCTGCCCCATGACGGCATCCTGCCCGTCTTCGCCAGCCGCCCCGTCTGGTGCGGGCGCGCCAGCACCGTGATCGGCACCGCCACCCTCGGGCCCCAGGCCTGGCTCGGGGACGACAGCGTGATCCGCAGCGACGGCCAGCCGATCACCGCGGGCGAGCGCTTCTGGCTCGGCGCCCGCTCCACCGTCCACATCGCCACCGAATCGCTGCCGACCCATATCGGCGACCGGGTCACGGTCGGCCGCAACGCGGTGGTGCATGCCTGCACCGTCGGCTCGGACGTGGTGATCGAGGACGAAGCGATCATCCTCGACGGGGCGGTCGTCGGCGACAACGTGCTGATCGAGGCCGGCGCGACGATCTTTCCCCGCTCGAACCTCGAGAGCGGCTTCGCCTATGGCGGCAACCCGGCCAAGCGCCTGCGCCCGGTGACGCCGGAGGAACTGGCCGAGCGGGCCGAGCGCCTGCGCGAGGCTGCCGGCGAGGCGGCGAGCCCGCCCGCGCCGACCGAGCCGCCGGAGACCGATGCCAGCGTGTTCGTGGCCCGCACCGCCCGGCTCTCCGGCCGCATCGCGCTGGGCGCCGGGGTGACGGTGCTGTTCTCCTGCGAACTCTCGGCGGAAGTCGGGCCGATCGTGGTCGGCGCCGACACCAACATCCAGGACAACACCGTGATCCGCAGCCGCGGCGAGGGCGTGGTGATCGGGCGCGACACCACGATCGGCCACAACGTGCGCATGGCCGATTGCCGGATCGGCGCCCGCTCCCTCATCGGGATCGGCTCGGTGCTGGCACCCGGCACGGTGGTGGCCGACGACGTGATGCTGGCCGGCGGCTCGACCACCGATCCGGGCCAGTTGCTCGAGGGCGGGCACCTCTGGGGCGGCCGGCCCGCGCGCATCCTCGGCACCCTCGACCCGAAGAAGCGGGCGATGATGAGCCACATCGTCGAGGGCTATTGCCGGCACGGGCGCGAGTACCGGCTGCTGCAGGAGCAGGAGGGGTGA
- a CDS encoding TIGR01459 family HAD-type hydrolase, whose amino-acid sequence MTQSLVPTLRHFAEVAERYDLILCDVWGVLHDGTRGHAAAGEALIRFRGLPGPRPRRVILVSNAPRPWQGVQKILDGYGVKREAYDAILTSGDLTRRLIAEHPGERVYHLGPERDAPVFDGLDLTLVPGTEAQRIVCTGLFDDDTETAEDYREALVAFRARDVPMICANPDLVVERDKRLIPCAGLIAQAYEAIGGSVVYAGKPYRPVYETALAMAGELDGLPSPDVARTVAVGDAIRTDIAGAAGYGIPSVLVARGIHAEELGVTAEHHSLGDIADWLGRQPVRPDAVIERLVW is encoded by the coding sequence ATGACTCAATCCCTCGTCCCGACGCTGCGCCACTTCGCGGAGGTGGCCGAGCGCTACGACCTGATCCTGTGCGACGTCTGGGGCGTGCTGCATGACGGGACCCGCGGCCACGCCGCCGCCGGCGAGGCGCTGATCCGCTTCCGCGGGCTCCCCGGCCCGCGTCCGCGCCGGGTGATCCTGGTCTCGAACGCGCCCCGCCCGTGGCAAGGCGTCCAAAAGATCCTCGACGGCTACGGCGTGAAGCGGGAGGCCTACGACGCGATCCTCACCTCCGGCGACCTGACCCGGCGGCTGATCGCCGAGCATCCGGGCGAGCGGGTCTACCACTTGGGCCCCGAGCGCGACGCGCCGGTCTTCGACGGGCTCGATCTCACCCTGGTGCCGGGGACGGAAGCCCAGCGCATCGTCTGCACCGGCCTGTTCGACGACGACACTGAGACGGCGGAGGATTACCGCGAGGCCCTGGTCGCGTTCCGCGCCCGCGACGTGCCGATGATCTGCGCCAATCCCGACCTCGTGGTCGAGCGCGACAAGCGGCTGATCCCCTGCGCCGGCCTGATCGCCCAGGCCTACGAGGCCATCGGCGGATCGGTCGTCTATGCGGGCAAACCGTACCGGCCGGTCTACGAGACGGCGCTCGCCATGGCCGGCGAACTCGACGGCTTGCCTTCGCCGGACGTGGCCCGCACCGTCGCGGTGGGCGACGCGATCCGCACCGACATCGCCGGGGCCGCCGGGTACGGCATCCCATCGGTGCTGGTGGCCCGCGGCATCCATGCGGAGGAACTCGGCGTCACGGCCGAGCACCACAGCCTCGGCGACATCGCGGACTGGCTCGGCCGCCAGCCGGTGCGGCCCGACGCGGTGATCGAGCGGCTGGTCTGGTAA
- the hisG gene encoding ATP phosphoribosyltransferase codes for MTDQPLVLAVPSKGRLQENASAFFSRAGLKLVQKAGAREYRGTLAGLPGVEVRYLSASEIASQLASGAAHLGVTGEDLIREMLPDPGASVELLTPLGFGHASVVVAVPQAWIDVRAMSDLDEVASEMRLRQGRRMRIATKYVNLTRRFFAEAGIADYRIVESLGATEGAPAAGSAEIIVDITTTGTTLAANALKILDDGVMLRSEANLVASLKASWGETARAALRAVLGRIAAEERARTTREVRAALPESGQIDLATIAGLHEAELPYGAPRGADGEIVMRCPVDAVFDLSDALVQAGARAVSVRRIDYAFAAENPLAERLLARL; via the coding sequence GTGACCGATCAGCCCCTGGTTCTCGCCGTCCCCTCGAAGGGCCGGCTTCAGGAGAATGCGAGCGCCTTCTTCTCCCGCGCCGGGCTGAAGCTGGTGCAGAAGGCCGGCGCGCGCGAGTATCGCGGCACGCTCGCCGGCCTGCCCGGCGTCGAGGTGCGCTACCTCTCGGCCTCTGAGATCGCCAGCCAGCTCGCCAGCGGGGCCGCCCATCTCGGGGTGACCGGCGAGGACCTGATCCGCGAGATGCTGCCCGATCCGGGCGCGAGCGTGGAGCTGCTGACGCCGCTCGGCTTCGGCCATGCCAGCGTGGTGGTGGCGGTGCCCCAGGCCTGGATCGACGTGCGCGCCATGAGCGACCTCGACGAGGTGGCGAGCGAGATGCGCCTGCGCCAGGGCCGGCGGATGCGCATCGCCACCAAATACGTGAACCTGACCCGCCGCTTCTTCGCCGAGGCCGGCATCGCCGATTACCGCATCGTCGAGAGCCTGGGCGCCACCGAGGGCGCGCCGGCGGCGGGCTCGGCGGAGATCATCGTCGACATCACGACCACCGGCACCACGCTCGCGGCCAACGCCCTCAAGATCCTCGATGACGGGGTGATGCTGCGCTCGGAGGCCAACCTCGTCGCCTCGCTCAAGGCGTCCTGGGGCGAGACGGCGCGGGCCGCCCTTCGCGCCGTGCTCGGCCGGATCGCGGCGGAAGAGCGCGCCCGCACCACCCGCGAGGTGCGCGCGGCGCTGCCGGAATCCGGCCAAATCGATCTGGCGACGATTGCCGGCCTGCACGAGGCCGAGCTGCCCTACGGCGCGCCCCGCGGCGCCGACGGCGAGATCGTGATGCGCTGCCCGGTGGATGCGGTGTTCGACCTCTCCGACGCCCTGGTCCAGGCCGGGGCGCGGGCGGTCAGCGTGCGGCGGATCGACTACGCCTTCGCGGCGGAGAACCCGCTGGCGGAGCGGCTGCTGGCGCGATTGTGA
- a CDS encoding ATP phosphoribosyltransferase regulatory subunit, with protein sequence MTRPEAGGPSGAEALRHVRLSAHFSACGYVPASPPVLQPVEPFLELSGEDIRRRIFVTQDATGAELCLRPEFTIPVCRLHQAMRPGESADYSYLGPVFRVAAGEPDEFVQGGIESIGRTDTPAADAEVLGLAFEGLDLLGRTDVAVRLGDMGLTHAFLDALAVPPVAKRRTLRAIAAGRSLDEVANTAQTEDRHAGLLAAIQGQDAGAVRAFVEDVLSIAGISQVGGRSAGAIAERFLAKASAQAQGGAGLNAGNRELIERYCAISGDPDAAAAAVRALAREAGLTHAGLEAALALFEERTGFMAARGLPVERFRFSGGFARNLDYYTGFIFEVTGARGGPTLVGGGRYDGLLQQLGSPVPLPAVGCAFWLSRCAEGAVGGSAGGDVA encoded by the coding sequence ATGACGAGACCGGAGGCAGGCGGCCCGAGCGGGGCGGAGGCGTTGCGCCATGTGCGGCTGTCGGCGCATTTTTCCGCCTGCGGATACGTGCCCGCCTCGCCCCCGGTGCTGCAGCCCGTCGAGCCCTTCCTCGAATTGTCGGGCGAGGATATCCGGCGGCGCATCTTCGTGACGCAGGACGCGACCGGGGCCGAGCTGTGCCTGCGGCCGGAATTCACCATCCCCGTCTGCCGCCTGCACCAGGCGATGCGGCCGGGCGAGAGCGCCGATTACAGCTATCTCGGCCCGGTCTTCCGCGTCGCGGCGGGTGAGCCCGACGAGTTCGTCCAGGGCGGCATCGAATCGATCGGGCGCACCGACACCCCGGCGGCGGATGCCGAGGTGCTCGGCCTCGCCTTCGAGGGACTCGACCTGCTCGGCCGCACCGACGTCGCGGTGCGGCTCGGCGATATGGGCCTGACCCACGCCTTCCTCGACGCGCTGGCGGTGCCGCCAGTGGCCAAGCGCCGGACCCTGCGGGCGATCGCCGCCGGGCGCTCCCTCGACGAGGTCGCGAACACGGCCCAGACCGAGGATCGCCATGCCGGCCTGCTCGCGGCGATCCAGGGCCAGGATGCCGGCGCCGTGCGCGCCTTCGTCGAGGACGTGCTGTCGATCGCCGGCATCTCGCAGGTCGGCGGGCGCAGCGCCGGCGCCATCGCCGAGCGCTTCCTCGCCAAGGCCTCGGCCCAGGCACAGGGCGGCGCCGGCCTCAATGCGGGCAACCGCGAGCTGATCGAGCGCTACTGCGCCATCTCCGGCGATCCCGACGCCGCCGCCGCGGCGGTGCGGGCGCTGGCGCGCGAGGCCGGCCTGACCCATGCCGGTCTGGAGGCGGCGCTCGCCCTGTTCGAGGAGCGCACCGGCTTCATGGCGGCCCGCGGCCTGCCCGTGGAGCGCTTCCGCTTCAGCGGCGGGTTCGCGCGCAACCTCGACTACTACACCGGCTTCATCTTCGAGGTGACGGGCGCCCGCGGCGGACCGACGCTCGTCGGCGGCGGGCGCTACGACGGCCTCCTGCAGCAGCTCGGCAGCCCGGTGCCGCTGCCGGCGGTGGGCTGCGCATTCTGGCTGTCGCGCTGCGCCGAGGGCGCGGTGGGCGGAAGCGCTGGAGGAGATGTCGCGTGA
- a CDS encoding TetR/AcrR family transcriptional regulator → MRNEGFRALGMRRLAAAIGYAPNSIYNAVGDLDQVVLRVNARTLARLHAALTAEIDPNRAARDNALALADAYLVFVAADPRVWSLLFEHLAAPDQPFPDWYAAALAEPVGLVDTVLAPLIAEPGERRRAVAALWAALHGLASLSTSRKLAVLTPDPPRDLARLLVGRFLG, encoded by the coding sequence GTGCGCAACGAGGGGTTTCGCGCGCTCGGCATGCGGCGGCTGGCGGCGGCGATCGGCTACGCGCCGAACTCGATCTACAACGCGGTGGGCGACCTCGATCAGGTGGTGCTGCGGGTCAATGCCCGTACGCTCGCCCGGCTGCACGCGGCGCTGACGGCGGAGATCGACCCGAACCGGGCGGCACGGGACAACGCCCTGGCGCTGGCCGACGCCTACCTCGTCTTCGTCGCCGCCGACCCGCGGGTCTGGAGCCTGCTGTTCGAGCATCTCGCCGCGCCGGACCAGCCGTTTCCGGACTGGTACGCCGCAGCCCTGGCCGAGCCGGTCGGGCTCGTCGACACCGTGCTGGCGCCGCTGATCGCCGAACCGGGCGAGCGCCGCCGGGCGGTCGCCGCCCTCTGGGCCGCCCTGCACGGGCTCGCCTCGCTCTCGACCTCGCGCAAGCTCGCCGTGCTCACCCCCGACCCGCCGCGGGATCTCGCCCGGCTGCTGGTGGGGCGATTTCTGGGGTAG
- a CDS encoding DsbA family protein codes for MPLSRRRFLASSLGLAIAGPAAAQSYGQTFKVENDEGRPVANMRLPGEITGQIQELRGVTYVGPREAEVTLYEFFDYNCPWCRKAAADVTALAGSDPGLRIGLVHNPILSPMSAQAAKVSLAVQRKLGSAAAFAFYGQLLSTKGQIDGLKALDIGAKTGVPRAELEQIADSDAVREAMRAHMNVAANLGLTATPSYVLGNTGVLGHPGVKSLARMIAAMRRCDQIACG; via the coding sequence ATGCCCCTCTCTCGCCGCCGCTTCCTCGCCTCCTCGCTCGGCCTCGCGATCGCCGGTCCCGCCGCCGCTCAGAGCTACGGCCAGACCTTCAAGGTCGAGAACGACGAGGGCCGGCCGGTGGCCAATATGCGGCTGCCCGGGGAGATCACCGGGCAGATCCAGGAATTGCGCGGCGTCACCTATGTCGGGCCGCGCGAGGCCGAGGTCACGCTCTACGAGTTCTTCGACTACAACTGCCCCTGGTGCCGCAAGGCCGCCGCCGACGTGACCGCGCTCGCCGGCAGCGATCCGGGCCTCCGGATCGGCCTCGTCCACAACCCGATCCTTTCGCCGATGTCGGCCCAGGCGGCCAAGGTGTCGCTGGCGGTGCAGCGCAAGCTCGGCTCGGCGGCGGCCTTCGCCTTCTACGGCCAACTGCTGTCCACCAAGGGCCAGATCGACGGGCTCAAGGCACTCGACATCGGCGCGAAGACCGGCGTGCCGCGGGCCGAACTCGAACAGATCGCCGACAGCGACGCGGTGCGCGAGGCGATGCGCGCCCACATGAACGTCGCGGCCAATCTTGGGCTCACCGCGACGCCCTCCTACGTGCTCGGCAATACCGGCGTGCTCGGCCATCCCGGCGTGAAGTCGCTGGCGCGGATGATCGCGGCGATGCGGCGCTGCGATCAGATCGCCTGCGGGTAG
- the mbfA gene encoding iron exporter MbfA has translation MMSRLLTLALGGRKRFDDLSEQEILALAIGSEEEDGQIYRAYAGRLRADSPHSAALFDAMAEAEDEHRRRLIACYKRRFGDFIIPIRREHIAGYYSRKPVWLMRHLGLERVREEAAAMERQARDFYLAAARRSTDADTRALLGDLAAAESAHERTAEALTEAHLGGPVRDEEDAVAHRQFVLTWVQPGLAGLMDGSVSTLAPIFATAFATQNPWTTFLVGLSASLGAGISMGFTEAAHDDGKISGRGSPLKRGLASGVMTALGGLGHALPYLIPNFWLATSIAFAVVFVELWAIVWIQNRYMETPFLRAAFQIVLGGSLVLATGILIGGA, from the coding sequence ATGATGAGCCGTCTCTTGACGCTGGCCCTCGGGGGCCGAAAGCGGTTCGACGATCTCAGCGAGCAGGAGATCCTGGCGCTGGCGATCGGGTCGGAGGAGGAGGACGGCCAGATCTATCGCGCCTATGCCGGGCGGCTGCGCGCCGACTCTCCCCATTCGGCCGCCCTATTCGACGCGATGGCGGAGGCCGAGGACGAGCACCGCCGCCGCCTGATCGCGTGCTACAAGAGGCGCTTCGGCGACTTCATCATCCCCATCCGCCGCGAGCACATCGCCGGCTATTACAGCCGCAAGCCGGTCTGGCTGATGCGCCATCTCGGGCTCGAACGCGTCCGCGAGGAGGCCGCCGCGATGGAGCGGCAGGCGCGCGACTTCTACCTCGCCGCCGCCCGGCGCTCGACCGATGCCGACACGCGGGCCCTGCTCGGCGACCTCGCCGCGGCGGAGAGCGCGCACGAGCGCACGGCCGAGGCGCTGACGGAGGCGCATCTCGGCGGACCCGTCCGCGACGAGGAGGACGCCGTCGCCCACCGCCAGTTCGTCCTGACCTGGGTCCAGCCGGGGCTCGCCGGACTCATGGACGGCTCGGTCTCGACGCTCGCCCCGATCTTCGCCACCGCCTTTGCCACGCAGAACCCGTGGACGACCTTCCTCGTCGGTCTCTCCGCCTCGCTCGGCGCCGGCATCTCGATGGGCTTCACCGAGGCCGCCCACGACGACGGAAAGATCTCCGGGCGCGGCTCGCCGCTCAAGCGCGGCCTCGCCTCCGGCGTGATGACCGCCCTCGGCGGCCTCGGCCACGCGCTGCCCTACCTGATCCCGAATTTCTGGCTGGCGACGAGCATCGCCTTCGCCGTGGTCTTCGTCGAGCTCTGGGCCATCGTCTGGATCCAGAACCGCTACATGGAAACGCCGTTCCTGCGGGCCGCCTTCCAGATCGTGCTCGGCGGCTCCCTCGTGCTGGCCACGGGCATCCTCATCGGCGGCGCCTGA
- a CDS encoding acyl-[ACP]--phospholipid O-acyltransferase, with protein MFRTLMTTRRFAPLFWCQFFSAFNDNFLKNALALLILFQVSARGESSGGVLVTLASAVFIGPFFILSGLGGQLADRYDKAVLAKRLKFAEIFAALLSVLGFWLHSVPLLFGALGLFGIIAALFGPIKYGILPDHLKREELTAGNALVEAATFLAILLGTITAGLAMAMGGHALGLSAGLMGMAVLCWLAARMIPATGEGAPDLHVDRNVARSTTELLRDLWADTRLWRGSVIVSWFWLVGVVILSLLPVLVRQTLNGTEIVATTLLAIFSVGIAVGSGLASWLASGRIVLLPTPVGAVLMGLFGLDLAWTVSHLPPPAGEPVGAWDFITSGHGLRIAIDFFGIAVAGGLYVVPSFAAVQAWTEKAKRARVIGAVNVLTAAFMVGGTLALAVLQGAGLTMAQLLGLVAVLNLIVGAVILKTLPTNPLRDALSILFRAVYRLEVKGLENVERAGPNAIVALNHVSFLDAPLALSLLDKEPVFAIDHGIAQRWWVKPFLKVTKAMPLDPTRPLATRTLINAVKGGETLIIFPEGRLTVTGSLMKVYDGAGLIADKSGAMVVPVKIDGPERTIFSRLKRDQVRRAWWPKVTVTIMPPVRLHVDPELKGKNRRRAAGAALYDIMSDLVFETADIERGVFSALIEAGQLHGWRRTALEDPVTGTMSYSRLVMGANILGRKLQALLPDAKKPVGLMLPNANGAAVTFFALASAGRVPAMINFSAGPAAVLSACRAAQVDTILTSRAFIEKGRLGALIEGIQGTIRLIYLEDVRAGVTTGDKIRGFLSPRRPLVARKGTDPAAILFTSGSEGTPKGVVLANRAMLANTAQVAARIDFGPRDKVFNVLPVFHAFGLTAGLVLPLISGVPVYLYPSPLHYRIVPELIYGTNATVLFGTDTFLTGYAKMAHSYDLRSLRYVVAGAEPVKQATRRTWAEKFGLRILEGYGVTECGPVLALNTPMFNRFGTVGRLLPGIESRLESVPGIEEGGRLVVRGPNIMLGYLRAENPGVLEPPADGWYDTGDIVAFDADGFVTIKGRAKRFAKIAGEMVSLASVESLAAELWPDAPSAVAAVPDARKGERLILFTEAKGATRAAYQTHAKSRGAADVAIPAEVVVLEALPMLGTGKIDQVGVTKLARERAATAEAA; from the coding sequence ATGTTCCGCACACTGATGACGACGCGACGCTTCGCGCCGCTGTTCTGGTGCCAATTCTTCTCCGCCTTCAACGACAATTTCCTCAAGAACGCGCTCGCCCTGCTGATCCTGTTCCAGGTGAGCGCCCGGGGGGAGAGTTCGGGCGGCGTGCTGGTGACGCTGGCGAGCGCCGTGTTCATCGGTCCGTTCTTCATCCTCTCGGGCCTCGGCGGGCAACTGGCCGACCGCTACGACAAGGCGGTGCTGGCCAAGCGGCTGAAATTCGCCGAGATCTTCGCGGCCCTGCTCTCGGTGCTCGGCTTCTGGCTGCACTCGGTGCCGCTGCTGTTCGGCGCGCTCGGCCTGTTCGGAATCATCGCGGCCCTGTTCGGGCCAATCAAGTACGGCATCCTGCCCGACCATCTGAAGCGCGAGGAACTGACCGCCGGCAACGCCCTGGTCGAGGCCGCGACCTTCCTCGCCATCCTGCTGGGCACCATCACCGCCGGCCTCGCCATGGCCATGGGCGGCCACGCGCTGGGCTTGAGCGCCGGGCTGATGGGCATGGCGGTCCTGTGCTGGCTCGCCGCCCGGATGATCCCGGCCACCGGCGAGGGCGCGCCGGACCTGCATGTCGACCGCAACGTCGCCCGCTCCACTACTGAGCTCCTGCGCGACCTCTGGGCCGACACGCGGCTGTGGCGCGGCTCGGTGATCGTGAGCTGGTTCTGGCTCGTCGGCGTCGTGATCCTCTCGCTGCTCCCCGTGCTGGTGCGCCAGACGCTGAACGGCACCGAGATCGTCGCCACGACGCTGCTCGCGATCTTCTCGGTCGGCATCGCGGTGGGATCCGGCCTCGCCTCGTGGCTGGCCAGCGGGCGCATCGTGCTGCTGCCGACGCCGGTCGGCGCGGTGCTGATGGGCCTGTTCGGTCTCGACCTCGCCTGGACCGTCTCGCACCTGCCTCCGCCCGCGGGCGAGCCGGTCGGGGCCTGGGACTTCATCACCAGCGGCCACGGCCTGCGCATCGCCATCGACTTCTTCGGCATCGCCGTGGCCGGCGGCCTCTACGTCGTGCCCTCGTTTGCCGCGGTGCAGGCCTGGACCGAGAAGGCCAAGCGTGCCCGCGTCATCGGCGCGGTCAACGTGCTCACCGCCGCCTTCATGGTCGGCGGCACCCTGGCGCTGGCCGTGCTCCAGGGGGCGGGGCTCACCATGGCCCAGCTCCTCGGCCTCGTGGCGGTGCTGAACCTGATCGTCGGCGCGGTGATCCTCAAGACCCTGCCGACGAACCCCCTGCGCGACGCGCTTTCGATCCTGTTCCGCGCGGTCTACCGCCTGGAGGTGAAGGGCCTGGAGAATGTCGAGCGGGCCGGCCCGAACGCCATCGTCGCCCTCAACCACGTCTCCTTCCTCGACGCGCCGCTGGCGCTGTCGCTGCTGGACAAGGAGCCGGTCTTCGCCATCGACCACGGCATCGCCCAGCGCTGGTGGGTGAAGCCGTTCCTCAAGGTGACGAAGGCGATGCCGCTCGACCCGACCCGGCCGCTTGCCACCCGCACGCTCATCAATGCGGTCAAGGGCGGCGAGACGCTGATCATCTTCCCCGAGGGCCGGCTCACCGTCACCGGCAGCCTGATGAAGGTCTATGACGGGGCGGGCCTGATTGCCGACAAGTCCGGCGCCATGGTCGTGCCGGTGAAGATCGACGGGCCGGAGCGCACGATTTTTTCGCGCCTGAAGCGCGATCAGGTCCGCCGCGCGTGGTGGCCGAAGGTGACGGTGACGATCATGCCGCCGGTCCGCCTCCACGTCGATCCCGAGCTGAAGGGCAAGAACCGCCGCCGGGCGGCCGGCGCGGCGCTCTACGACATCATGTCGGACCTCGTCTTCGAGACCGCCGACATCGAGCGCGGCGTCTTCTCCGCGCTGATCGAGGCGGGCCAGCTTCACGGCTGGCGCCGCACGGCGCTGGAAGACCCGGTGACGGGCACGATGAGCTATTCGCGCCTCGTGATGGGCGCCAACATCCTCGGCCGGAAGCTCCAGGCGCTGCTGCCGGACGCCAAGAAGCCGGTCGGGCTGATGCTGCCCAACGCCAACGGCGCGGCGGTGACGTTCTTCGCGCTCGCCAGCGCCGGCCGGGTGCCGGCGATGATCAACTTCTCCGCCGGCCCCGCCGCGGTGCTCTCGGCCTGCCGCGCGGCGCAGGTCGACACCATCCTCACCTCCCGCGCCTTCATCGAGAAGGGACGCCTCGGCGCCCTGATCGAGGGCATCCAGGGGACGATCCGCCTGATCTATCTCGAGGACGTGCGGGCGGGCGTCACCACGGGCGACAAGATCCGCGGCTTCTTGAGCCCCCGGCGGCCGCTCGTCGCGCGGAAAGGGACCGACCCGGCGGCGATCCTGTTCACCTCAGGCAGCGAGGGCACGCCGAAGGGCGTGGTGCTCGCCAACCGGGCGATGCTCGCCAACACCGCGCAGGTCGCCGCGCGCATCGATTTCGGGCCCCGCGACAAGGTGTTCAACGTGCTGCCGGTGTTCCACGCCTTCGGGCTGACGGCCGGGCTGGTGCTGCCGCTGATCTCGGGCGTGCCGGTCTACCTCTACCCCTCGCCGCTGCACTACCGGATCGTGCCCGAACTCATCTACGGCACCAACGCCACGGTCCTGTTCGGCACCGACACCTTCCTCACCGGCTACGCGAAGATGGCGCATTCCTACGACCTGCGGAGCCTCCGCTACGTCGTGGCCGGCGCCGAGCCGGTGAAGCAGGCGACCCGCAGGACCTGGGCGGAAAAGTTCGGCCTGCGCATCCTGGAGGGCTACGGCGTCACCGAGTGCGGGCCGGTCCTCGCCCTCAACACGCCGATGTTCAACCGCTTCGGCACGGTCGGTCGCCTCCTGCCGGGGATCGAGTCGCGGCTCGAATCCGTGCCCGGCATCGAGGAGGGCGGACGCCTCGTGGTGCGCGGTCCCAACATCATGCTCGGCTACCTGCGCGCGGAGAATCCCGGCGTGCTGGAGCCGCCCGCGGACGGCTGGTACGACACCGGCGACATCGTCGCCTTCGACGCCGACGGCTTCGTGACGATCAAGGGCCGGGCCAAGCGCTTCGCCAAGATCGCGGGCGAGATGGTCTCGCTGGCCAGCGTCGAGTCGCTCGCCGCCGAACTCTGGCCCGACGCCCCGAGTGCGGTGGCTGCCGTGCCCGATGCCCGCAAGGGCGAGCGCCTGATCCTGTTCACGGAGGCCAAGGGCGCGACGCGGGCCGCCTACCAGACCCACGCCAAGAGCCGGGGCGCGGCCGATGTCGCGATTCCCGCCGAGGTGGTCGTGCTGGAGGCGTTGCCGATGCTCGGCACCGGCAAGATCGATCAGGTGGGCGTGACGAAGCTCGCCCGGGAACGGGCGGCGACGGCGGAAGCCGCGTGA
- a CDS encoding FRG domain-containing protein, with protein MSQGKPISVSSSVSDLFPRIIINSWNDFLNNIEQFLDGKWIFRGVTNVTYELLPSIGRGWDDSTRLMDEEARLLRCFKREARPYLTYLPADEWEWLAIAQHHMAPTRLIDWSESPMVSTYFAVWGSDPRRSMSFDGGLYIVPKPTGADETARATSPFDAKDVQFFYPAHVSRRITAQRGLFTVHPNPLRAYDAPDKRQIVIPGRLKGDFRIKLDSLGFNHATMFPDIDGLAKLLAWRLMPTVAAPVAPQQPAAAQAVAPPVTVAKPRIRPDDPQKGQWGGKPERNGWRLSARVEAVETGWFKTVLEVASPDGSKMLTEPVEFFLHDSFAKAKRTVRPQSTGKVKLELYSYGAFTVGARLPDGTELELDLSKIEDAPKLFRSR; from the coding sequence ATGTCTCAGGGAAAACCGATTTCCGTTTCATCATCGGTGTCTGATTTATTTCCCCGCATCATCATCAATTCTTGGAATGATTTCCTGAATAACATTGAACAATTTTTGGACGGCAAGTGGATCTTTCGCGGTGTCACCAACGTCACGTACGAGTTACTTCCATCGATTGGGCGTGGATGGGACGATAGCACCCGACTGATGGATGAGGAGGCGCGGCTCCTCCGGTGCTTCAAGCGCGAAGCCCGGCCCTACCTCACCTACCTGCCGGCCGATGAGTGGGAGTGGCTCGCGATCGCGCAGCATCACATGGCGCCGACCCGGCTCATCGACTGGTCGGAGAGCCCGATGGTATCGACCTATTTCGCGGTCTGGGGCTCGGATCCGCGCCGGAGCATGAGCTTCGACGGCGGCCTGTACATCGTGCCGAAGCCGACGGGCGCCGACGAGACGGCGCGCGCCACCAGCCCATTCGACGCGAAGGATGTCCAGTTCTTCTATCCCGCCCACGTCTCCCGCCGGATCACGGCGCAGAGAGGGCTGTTCACCGTCCACCCCAATCCCCTCCGGGCCTACGATGCTCCGGACAAGCGCCAGATCGTGATCCCCGGCCGCCTGAAGGGTGATTTCCGGATCAAGCTCGACAGTCTCGGCTTCAATCACGCCACCATGTTCCCGGATATCGATGGGCTGGCCAAGCTTCTTGCATGGCGCCTGATGCCGACGGTCGCGGCACCGGTCGCGCCACAGCAGCCGGCGGCGGCCCAGGCGGTCGCGCCTCCGGTCACGGTCGCCAAACCGCGCATTCGTCCCGACGATCCGCAGAAGGGACAGTGGGGTGGGAAACCCGAGAGGAACGGTTGGCGCTTGAGCGCCCGGGTCGAGGCCGTCGAGACCGGTTGGTTCAAGACGGTGCTCGAAGTCGCGTCCCCGGATGGATCGAAGATGCTGACCGAGCCGGTCGAGTTCTTCCTGCACGACAGCTTCGCGAAAGCGAAGCGGACCGTGCGGCCGCAATCGACGGGAAAGGTCAAGCTCGAACTCTATTCCTACGGCGCCTTTACGGTCGGCGCCCGCCTGCCGGACGGCACCGAACTGGAGCTCGATCTCAGCAAGATCGAGGATGCCCCCAAGCTCTTCCGATCCCGATAG